The Manihot esculenta cultivar AM560-2 chromosome 17, M.esculenta_v8, whole genome shotgun sequence genome contains the following window.
TGGAACCTGCTTATAGGAAAAACACTTAATGATAAATATGGGTGCCCATGGTTAACCCCCATGACAGATCCAATCTCAAGCTACCACTATCACTATGACAAGATCTCCGATTCAGAAAGGAGGACAAGTGTAAGCGGTCATTCTGGGATTCAACAGTTAAGGACAGAAGATGAGAACTTGTATGGTGGCAGCAAGTACAAGCTAATGGCAAGCAAGAAGATGGTCGGAGTGTTCATAAGTGTATGGATGAAGAAGGAATTGCTTAGCAAGTACTATGTTTCAAATGTGAAGGTTAGCTCAGTGGCTTGTGGCATCATGGGTTATTTGGGGAACAAAGGTTCAGTTTCAGTTAGCATGTCTATAGAAGGAACAAGCTTTTGCTTTATTGCTGCCCATCTAGCTTCTGGAGAGAAAAAAGGTGATGAATGCAGAAGGAACCACCAAGTTACAGAGATTTTTAGGCGAACTTCTTTCCCTCGATCCTCTGAAGACGATTGTAATCCTCAACCTCTCACCATCTTAGGACATGAGTAAGTGATCCTCTTAGCAATTGACTTGCCCAATCCAAGGGAAAAAATGCTTGAATAGCAACATAATTATTCAATCATTCTAAGTTATCTAGTTTGGTGATTGTTACCAAGTTTTGATGTCAGAGAAATATAGATTTGATTTGTCTAAACAACAATGCTTGCCACTACAGTAACTAATAATGATAGAATATAATTCATAGGCTATAGGAGAACAGATTTTATAATTCAAGAAAGATTATTTTGATCGACAagatctaaaaaataaaatctaaaatcttCTAATTTCCAAAGAAATGAGCACGATTACATGTTTCCATGaaaaaattctattttctaACCAGGTGCTAAACTAGTTAAATTCCATAGTATATCTCTGTCAAATAAAAGCTGCAAGGGAAGGATGTGGAAAGTATCTAAATTATCTGAAGAGAGGGGCAATGAGAGCTAACATGTCTGCATTGAATGCAAATTCTATCTCCATTGAAATAAGTGTCATAAATTGTGCAGTAGGATATTCTGGTTTGGAGATCTCAACTATAGATTGTACTTGGAAGACAACTTGGCCAGATATTTGATAAAGAAACAAGACTGGAAAGCATTGCAAGAGTTTGATCAGCTTCGAAGAGAACTAGAAAATGGTGGAGTATTTCAAGGTTGGAGAGAGGGAAACATAGAATTTGCACCAACATACAAGTACTCTACATCAAATTGCAATAGGTATTCAGGCGGCTTGCCAAGTAGATCAGGAGAAAAGCAAAGAACTCCTGCATGGTATAGTCTAATACTATAAGCCAACTTGAGTACTCTTGCATAGTTTGAAAGTTTATCATTTAACTATATACATCGTCTTTACATTGTAGATTGTACAAGTACCTTGAGCATTGTTGTGAATCTGGTGGCAGGTGTGACAGAATTCTATGGTATGGAAAAGGAATCGAGCAGCTTTCATACTTCCGTAGTGAAAGCAAGTTCTCTGACCATCGTCCTGTTTCTGCACTATTTTCTATACCCGTGGAAGTCAAAAAGCCTACTAATCCAAGAATCTTTCCATTGCAGACCATTCTTCCAACCATAAAACCTCCCAGAAAAAGGGTAAGTTCTGGCATTATTTTTATACTTCATTTCTAAGGCTTTTTATATAGGGGTATTACTTCCAATTCTCGTAtttgcaaaaaaataaaaataaataaataataataattattgtgTGCATAAACTCAGCCGTGATGTTAATCAACATACTTGTTATTTCAGGAGCCAGGCAACAATAATGAAGAGACCAAATCAACATTGTCGTCATTAATGGCAAAAGATCTAATAGAAGCATCACCTACAAATATGCTATAGCTAAAGCAGAGTATAGGATATGCAGCTAGAGCTGGATTTTTCTGGAGATATGCCATTTCCTCACGATCTCCTTTCCTTCATTTTTGCCCCCTTTCCTTCGGGGTTTTAAAGGGAAATCTTATTAAAGAAAGCAAAGTTGATTTGATGAATGTGATCACATTCATcaataactaaattatttatgaCACTTATTTCATTAAAGTGTGATTAATGTTGGATATACAACATGAAATTGTAGAAATAGTTTGACCATTTTGATTGGATCAAACATTGTTAAAGATACTGTGATGAAGCTTAAATGAATTATAAATGCCAAAATCAGTTGATGACTCTTTTTCACGTTTTTACTCTGGAAGTCTTTGATGGAACACGGCCTCATTATCATCATTCTCCAGAGTAATTGAGACACCAAATATCAGGTAAACACCATAAAAACAATGTAATCAGTTTAATAGTTTCTGTATTGAGTCCAAAGTCTTTGATAGAAATTTTCATAGAACACAGGGCCTTATTATCATCATTCTCCAATGTAATTGAGACCATACTGTCCAGCGAGTACAACTTATAGCACGTCCCTTAAGCAACATTCAAACAAAGCAATAGCAAACAGAATTACTTACAAGAGATGAATTTGCTCATCTGCCTGAAAAATTCCCCTCAGAGACTCTACATTATCTGTATGACAAATGGGACACACACACCTCTTCTGCAACTGCTCACCAAGAGAAGCATAAATTTGTCCCAATTTAGAAGTCTGCTTATTTCAAGTTAAAGAAATTTGTGGCAGTACTCACATGACACAACAACCCATGTTACTTGAAGAACCAATTCAcaaaaattaatcataaatgCCAAAAAAACTGCATAGCTCAGGCCAGCCATTTTCAATACAAAATTTGTAAGGATATCTAATCAAATCCTGCAGTGCTTTTGTTTCTTTCATTATCACCTCCATCAAAGAAACCTTCCTCTGAAGATCCACATGTTCCTGCTGGACCTACAGGAAACCATAGATTGTTGTCCAAGAAAAGGTTTGATAAACTtacaattaaatacaaaatttataaCCATGTAACGACAATCAGAAAACATTTAAGCCTTTTGAAATTACACTTATACCAGTGTCCTTGTTGCATAACTAACTTCTTACCTGCTTTTGGAAACTCTGTGCTGCTAGGTATTCTTGTTCCTCTTTAGTTGTTTGAGAAACAACAAGAGCAAGCTCGTCCTCTAAAGTTCTTGAATCAGTTTCCATGGGTACCTCCATTAAAACTTTCTGATCTGCTTCTGAAATGTCTGCATTATTTCATTTTCATAACAAATATATtgaggaaagaaaagaagaaaagtaacGATATCTATCCCTTTAAGGAATTGAAACTAAGAGGGAAAAAAAGGAAGAGATATGGCTATCCTATGGATTTATATATCAATCAACATTATAAATTCCTCACAATTTTACAACTTATACTAATAGTCTTTGCTCTCATAGAATATATATGCTTCCTTAATGACCGACAAATTTTCACAAatgaaaaatttacaaaaagcaTTAATGATTGAACGTAGAATTGAAACCTAATTGATACATATAAACAATTGTAATCATAAATGAATTAATTCGTTTAATTCAAACATCTGTCTGGGTATCGATTTGGGATAAACTTGATCAGTGGACATATTTGTTTTTGCAAAGTTTATGATTATACTATTAATGATTTCATTTCTTTTCAAAAGTCAAGGCGCATTGATTATTATGCATCATACACTTAATGGTCTTAATCACAACTGAGGCCTTTAGAAGAAAAAATCCACAATTTAGTATCAAACACAAAACCAATAAACACCACGTAAATGATGTCAACAAAACTAACGAATGAAATAGTTTTACAATAGCCATTACCTTCTGCACTTCCAACGTTATTTGCTTCATGGAAGTTGGAAGCTATGCTGTCCTGGAAGTTCCTAAAGAGAAAAGTAAGAACAAATTAGTTGTTTTCCATTAGCAAGTACAGAGTGTACATGGCTAAAATCTAAAACAGCATGCTCATGGCAATAGTGTAACATCAGGGGGGCAAAGAAAATAGAACATACATATAAATCTGCTCAAAGGACTTTCTCATGACAAGATTAGCCGGCTGTAGTGGAAAATGTAATATCAAGTTGCTCATGTCAACATGTCATTCAGTATGGTTCAAGTTTGTGAACATTCATGTAGTTATAGTATGATATTTTTGGTGATTTATTCTGGACAAAGATAACAGTAGACAGGGGGAAAGAAAATTCTCTATGCCTTGCCCCTATTTACCCACTATCCATATGGCACCTCCTCTTATGGGTAGGTGGGGTCGGGGGTTGTAGATCCTTTCATCTGGCATAGAGAAACAATTCTACCTCCTATATTGCGTTACAAAAGATACTTGATTATGTCATGTTCACATTTCCTTGACGATAATAGCAACATCAGTAATCTACACAATAGCTGTGCGTGCTCTTACTTTTTCCTAGAATGCCTCGCTAGCtcaaataaatacataaattacAATGCACTTTGTTACATATGAAGGAgcatagaaataaaaaaaataataagaagtgCAGGAATAGGTGTGAAAGCAAGAAAAGTTGACCAAAGGTAGCTAGCATTTACAGCAAAAATTAGTTAGAGGCAGTTACTAGATCTCTAATATGTAATTGGCAAAAATTAGTATAAAAAGGGCTGGAATAGCTCTGAAATTGTCATGCcaaaatattatcaataaaattcTCATCCTTCTCTCCCTAAATTTATTCTATCTTCtctccctatcttttctctgcTTCTTTCTCTTCATTTCCTATTCTTTCCTCTATATTCTCAGCAATAGTGAACAGCAGGGAACTGTTATGTTTTTAGAACACAATCACTGCCAACAACCTGAGATCTTCACGAAGATTGTTGGGATGATGAGCTAAGAAGTGATGCTAACATAAGTTTAAGTGCATAGGTGAAAATAATGCAGGTAATGCACCTCATAAATTCTTATTATGTATAGAAATATACCAGTGAACGTGAAAAGTGCTTTAAATTTCAGCACACACCAAAAGTTCTGTTCAAGCATCAGTAATATTAAAGGAATTTGACTTTATTACTTCATTCAAAAGCCTCAAATTACTGCgaaatatgaaattaattaaaacaacCATGTTCatgaaatttataattcaaatttgtTGCAAAGAAAATTGCAATGAGCCAGACCTCCAAAGATTAAATATAGTAATGGATGTGAAACCTTAGATAAATGTAATAAATGCTGCCTTTTTCTCAAGAGTAGAGAAGTACTAGGTTCCAGGAGACTGACCAATTTTATACACACGTCCAAAATTTTGGAGTTTTGAATTAAGTTAGGTAATACATAGGTGAATTGAACTTTATAAACATGCCTAACATTTTATCTTTTTGGATAAAATAACTTCCATGATACTGGCAACTGGCGAGTACCTTCGACAGTATCTTTAGAGATAAAGATAGGTTGAAAATATAAGAATACAAAAaactttatatattatttagacCTCCCTACCTAATAAGTTAGTTCTTTTTTGTTGGGTCTCACAGTCATGGATCATGGATGATTTGAAGAAATTTGTACCGAAAATAACTATCCAATAGAGTACAGCTAAATTTAAAGGTGGAGAGAAATTCATATTATGGAACACTATTGTCATAAGAGAAGTACAAAGCAACAAAAACACATACATATATGTATATAGGTGggtgagagagggagagagagtgaAAAGAAACCAAACATTGTAATGGGCAAGgaagttaataataaaagacTGCATGGAAGTTTTACTCTAGAAATTAGATTAAATTCAGTATTTAATGGACATCTTATGCAATGAAAGctgaattaataatataattttttattgaatgatTCAGCTTCATGGCCATttctttttctaatcaaaatttcaaacttACTTTTGAGTAGACCTACCAGCAGAACAACCTGAAAGAGTGTCTACTGCCTCCACAGAGCTTAAAAACCACGGAATTAGACTTTAACTCACTAGAAAATCTTCCTTCTACTAATTTTCAGTTTAAGCACAAGGTTGAGTCGATTAACAAATGTTGGGTTCACATAAGCCATTCATCTGCCTTGATGTAATTCCAGACAAGTTGTATGCATGTTGATGTCAACCAAAGCACAATCAAGTTATTTAGATATTTAGCAGAGTTATCTATGTGGTTTCAAGCACTCATGGACACAAACAGAAACTAGAGATTTGATTCATGTCTCAGCAAGTGACACCGACCTTATTCTGGTGTTAAGCTCGAACATCTGACAAATAAAGGTATCTCTGCATATACAGTAAGAATGCATCATAGGAGCAACATCAAATACAACCATTccaattttttcttttgaacTTCAATAGACATTTGCCTGTGCTCAGAAATAACAGAgttggaaaagaaagaaagagacaaaaaagaagaaaaaaaaagggttcTTTACCGTGCGGTCCTTTCTTCATGCTTCGCATAATCGGGTTACAACAAAGTTCAAGTAAGAATTAGATACAGCTACGAAGTTTAAGCCATcatcaatttaataataataataataaacaatagCCAGGAATAAAACAAGCATAGTCATCACCTGAAGACGCTCTACTTCCGATCCAGTGGAGGATATTTCATCTTGAATCTGAGAAATTCCCTGTACGTATTTTAAACTCGTTACATTTTGAAAAGTTGATAAAACGCCTGAATGAATTGATTGATATATAATCGAATTTACTTATACTGAAAACGAATTCGACCATAAGTGACACAATAATACAAGTAAACCTCTAGGGTGTGAATAGTAGCAATGTTCATAGCCAGTTCAACTTCGTAGCCTTTAAGATCTTGCTCGGTAGTTTCTTTGAACCGCTTTGATCCTTCGAGCTCCGCATTTGCCGCTTCAAGCTCAGATCGAAGCTCTTCAACTCTCTTCCTTAGGCCAACCACCCTTCTCTCTGCAAGTTTCCATACATAGTACAAAAACTTTAGCCAACGGTTGGTTTCCgagaaacttttttttttttaaatcgagTCTGTTGATTAATTGCCTAACTTGGTAAAACAGAGTAACAAGTCTCAAATCCAAAAGAAAGTCTCAAGGTGGATGTTCAATTCATTTCCTGCATTTTCTGTCAACATTCTGAGGATCCAGAAAATTGAACCTCGTTTCGGTTGCCAACAACAAAAGGAAGGAAACAAAAGACAGAGGTAAATTCAAAATACAGGcttcatttttcataattttcaaaCATTAAAGTGGAGCATGCAGCGTTTGATTCAAGTACAATGAGGCTTGATTTTGGTAAACGAGAGAAAAGACGTGGATTTTTCTCGCCATCTCCTTCATTTTCTCGGGAACCaaacttcaaaaaaaaataaacaaataaataataagaataacGAGGAGTAGGAGGAGAAGAGGTTTAAAACCTCCTTGTGATTTCTCGGAGGCGCAATCTCGAGTTAGGTTTAGGAGTTGCCTCTGTGGATCTATTCAGGCCATGGCTGCTCTGGAGCTTCCTGTTTGACTGTTCCCTCCTGCACAAATATTtgaatttcctttttatttttaaggaaTTTACTATTTATAGTCCTTAATTTGACTGTAATCATTTCAAATTCTGGTAGAAATAAAAATactctttatattttataaatataatacttATTTATTACTTAAagttcatttttaaaaataataataaataaaaatttaaaaaataataataaataaaatttgaaatttattgtttattaatcatttatattaaaattaatatttattatttaatctatataatattaaaaatttattattgatctctatattttaaaaaatataccttaaaaaaatttttatattttaaaaattttattagttaatattttatcaattttaattagtaaatattttattatttaatatttgtaatataaaaaaattattaattaattatttaattttataaaaatatttatgagtTAAATTttcgtattaaaaatattttttattttttaaaaaatttaatggttaaaattaattgagagataaatcagaagattttttaaattttaaaaatgttttaatatatttttttaaatagaataatgaatgaattttttgatattagaaaaattaaataataatttttcttaaaattaattttaaatcctttaaaattgatattcaaaaatatcattttatttttacataatttataaaaatttaattaatttagtgaaaattatagttttttctTCGTATACTATCAACTTTATATTGTtttgctaaaatttaaaattgtattttctAACAAATGTAACCATACATTTGTAAGATTTgttaaatttaagtatttattatttatctagtttcaaaaataatatttattatttatctaataaaaaattacttcttATTATTGATGTTCTGAGATTCAGAAAGTAGGGTCTACAGTGGTCATGTAAGTTTAATAGAGAGGACAACGTTCCTTCCCTTTatcatttttcctttttccttttatcaACTAGTGACGTCTAACCATCTCTCTGCTATAGTGTCACCTGTCTCTGTCACTCAAATCCGTATATACGGATATGTCAAAGCCCCTCTTCATGccaagcggccatttaattccctccaGCGCGCATACGGGTAGAGCTGCGAAGTGACCAGGCATGCTCTCCTTCCTTTGGTCACATCACCAGGCTGGGCCTCCTTTGGAAGGGTCCACGTGTGAGGTTTTTCCGGCCTGATTCCTCCATTGAGCTGAGACGCACTATCTGGGCTGGTTTACTTCAAGAAAGGCTTTGGTGGGCTTTAGGCTTGCCTTCCTTATTAGGGTCTGGCCTTGCCCCCAGGTATAGCAGGCCCTGTAACAGCCCggttaccggaccatcaccggcactaggatccagatcgacttaaggccgcctagacccgtagtaagcctatcctgaactcagtgtatctgttaaaatcccatacatgatccgactggactataacTGTTACAACTTGTCTGTAAcacaaccagacttaacctgtaaaacactctctggaggtccaatcatatgaaccaaaagctcAGACATACTAGTCTGAACTACCCCTCAGGGGCTAACCAGCGacgctctaccaagtaacctccatgcactatgcgcactgcagcatagaacccactctgtaagggtcagcatatcataagttaacttggttaccatagagtcacaggaatcaaacctgatcttctctagtggtctactctgtggatcacaggaatcaaacctggtctttcctctgtaTCTACTATatgtcactgggttttcgaaacacaacataaagtaagtctggtctgactcatttctcatcaagaaacttaaaaacaggatacatgtatataccaaggattaacatacactactataggcaaaagcacattctatctcATATACAACTCAActgactatctattacatctctttacaaatctttctttatatttacatcatgtccacactatgctattacatatgcaatcctttagcaactctgatgcttctacccttcccagctactctgaccctgcaaaactggggttaagggaaagggatgagcttctaaagcccagtgagtagaaacactgaaaaacagttcattcatacgcatttaCTATGAAAATGTATCACAACTCaagcatctcaatatatcttggattagacatgaccccaaaactcccttgacgggctattgaagtcgccttggtccaatccccactaaggtagacatgaccccaaaaataccctctgtcaacactgacctgacacaatgacaggagccgaagcttaggctattggagtcgcctgggtccacctaatctctgatcacataatatgcaatgcaacaacttcgtgattctaatgcaaatcaccctaatataaatcatagcatccatgatgcatgaactatgctcatacagtctgtatcttttaataaaaagattaagtttagttctactcacctctgctcctctggcagaactgtactgactctgaaactTCTAacactgatgacc
Protein-coding sequences here:
- the LOC110605505 gene encoding uncharacterized protein LOC110605505 isoform X1, giving the protein MNIATIHTLEGISQIQDEISSTGSEVERLQHEERTARDTFICQMFELNTRIRNFQDSIASNFHEANNVGSAEDISEADQKVLMEVPMETDSRTLEDELALVVSQTTKEEQEYLAAQSFQKQVQQEHVDLQRKVSLMEVIMKETKALQDLIRQTSKLGQIYASLGEQLQKRCVCPICHTDNVESLRGIFQADEQIHLL
- the LOC110605505 gene encoding uncharacterized protein LOC110605505 isoform X5, with amino-acid sequence MNIATIHTLEGISQIQDEISSTGSEVERLQHEERTARNFQDSIASNFHEANNVGSAEDQKVLMEVPMETDSRTLEDELALVVSQTTKEEQEYLAAQSFQKQVQQEHVDLQRKVSLMEVIMKETKALQDLIRQTSKLGQIYASLGEQLQKRCVCPICHTDNVESLRGIFQADEQIHLL
- the LOC110605505 gene encoding uncharacterized protein LOC110605505 isoform X4, yielding MNIATIHTLEGISQIQDEISSTGSEVERLQHEERTARNFQDSIASNFHEANNVGSAEDISEADQKVLMEVPMETDSRTLEDELALVVSQTTKEEQEYLAAQSFQKQVQQEHVDLQRKVSLMEVIMKETKALQDLIRQTSKLGQIYASLGEQLQKRCVCPICHTDNVESLRGIFQADEQIHLL
- the LOC110605504 gene encoding type I inositol polyphosphate 5-phosphatase 4 isoform X2, translating into MYSENQKSKTKTFHKWFTRKNKREKAHDQLNEISDDSEDEVDILDDVYVHSLETDPCISTNELRIFVGTWNVAGRSPVGSLAVDLDEWLNLKDAADMYVLGFQEIVPLKTRNVIGAEDPTEATNWNLLIGKTLNDKYGCPWLTPMTDPISSYHYHYDKISDSERRTSVSGHSGIQQLRTEDENLYGGSKYKLMASKKMVGVFISVWMKKELLSKYYVSNVKVSSVACGIMGYLGNKGSVSVSMSIEGTSFCFIAAHLASGEKKGDECRRNHQVTEIFRRTSFPRSSEDDCNPQPLTILGHDRIFWFGDLNYRLYLEDNLARYLIKKQDWKALQEFDQLRRELENGGVFQGWREGNIEFAPTYKYSTSNCNRYSGGLPSRSGEKQRTPAWCDRILWYGKGIEQLSYFRSESKFSDHRPVSALFSIPVEVKKPTNPRIFPLQTILPTIKPPRKREPGNNNEETKSTLSSLMAKDLIEASPTNML
- the LOC110605504 gene encoding type I inositol polyphosphate 5-phosphatase 4 isoform X3, which gives rise to MYSENQKSKTKTFHKWFTRKNKREKAHDQLNEISVPCFITDDSEDEVDILDDVYVHSLETDPCISTNELRIFVGTWNVAGRSPVGSLAVDLDEWLNLKDAADMYVLGFQEIVPLKTRNVIGAEDPTEATNWNLLIGKTLNDKYGCPWLTPMTDPISSYHYHYDKISDSERRTSVSGHSGIQQLRTEDENLYGGSKYKLMASKKMVGVFISVWMKKELLSKYYVSNVKVSSVACGIMGYLGNKGSVSVSMSIEGTSFCFIAAHLASGEKKGDECRRNHQVTEIFRRTSFPRSSEDDCNPQPLTILGHDRIFWFGDLNYRLYLEDNLARYLIKKQDWKALQEFDQLRRELENGGVFQGWREGNIEFAPTYKYSTSNCNRYSGGLPSRSGEKQRTPA
- the LOC110605504 gene encoding type IV inositol polyphosphate 5-phosphatase 7 isoform X1; the encoded protein is MYSENQKSKTKTFHKWFTRKNKREKAHDQLNEISVPCFITDDSEDEVDILDDVYVHSLETDPCISTNELRIFVGTWNVAGRSPVGSLAVDLDEWLNLKDAADMYVLGFQEIVPLKTRNVIGAEDPTEATNWNLLIGKTLNDKYGCPWLTPMTDPISSYHYHYDKISDSERRTSVSGHSGIQQLRTEDENLYGGSKYKLMASKKMVGVFISVWMKKELLSKYYVSNVKVSSVACGIMGYLGNKGSVSVSMSIEGTSFCFIAAHLASGEKKGDECRRNHQVTEIFRRTSFPRSSEDDCNPQPLTILGHDRIFWFGDLNYRLYLEDNLARYLIKKQDWKALQEFDQLRRELENGGVFQGWREGNIEFAPTYKYSTSNCNRYSGGLPSRSGEKQRTPAWCDRILWYGKGIEQLSYFRSESKFSDHRPVSALFSIPVEVKKPTNPRIFPLQTILPTIKPPRKREPGNNNEETKSTLSSLMAKDLIEASPTNML
- the LOC110605505 gene encoding uncharacterized protein LOC110605505 isoform X2 — translated: MNIATIHTLEGISQIQDEISSTGSEVERLQHEERTARDTFICQMFELNTRIRNFQDSIASNFHEANNVGSAEEADQKVLMEVPMETDSRTLEDELALVVSQTTKEEQEYLAAQSFQKQVQQEHVDLQRKVSLMEVIMKETKALQDLIRQTSKLGQIYASLGEQLQKRCVCPICHTDNVESLRGIFQADEQIHLL
- the LOC110605505 gene encoding uncharacterized protein LOC110605505 isoform X3 — encoded protein: MNIATIHTLEGISQIQDEISSTGSEVERLQHEERTARDTFICQMFELNTRIRNFQDSIASNFHEANNVGSAEDQKVLMEVPMETDSRTLEDELALVVSQTTKEEQEYLAAQSFQKQVQQEHVDLQRKVSLMEVIMKETKALQDLIRQTSKLGQIYASLGEQLQKRCVCPICHTDNVESLRGIFQADEQIHLL